Proteins found in one Brachypodium distachyon strain Bd21 chromosome 5, Brachypodium_distachyon_v3.0, whole genome shotgun sequence genomic segment:
- the LOC100832012 gene encoding protein S-acyltransferase 10, which yields MPCCGGPSDPSAGIGAPPQPQRHGRKPFRCPKVIVLLLHVLFIGAVFLLDPTLRRQIRQDKWCMNLYGALVLLTLVQYLYTANSCPGYVGDMLRAGSGMHATFINTATLSKQASSKNRSLNSAMSRSKIEQQIAQPTIPSSFLALMDLYPPGSSSRDLTCSHCHLIQPPRTKHCHDCEKCVLQFDHHCAWLGTCIGKRNHCRFWWYVLEQAILATWTVALYIQFLHVDINESWLKGLTGLILLVALSLITIVLLILLILHTYLALTNQTTYEIARKKRISYLRGVPLTVYPFSKGICRNLYDLCLSRPEGYVLEAVPPLEELEARARPYTCRDVICCRCC from the exons ATGCCGTGCTGCGGAGGGCCCAGCGATCCTTCTGCTGGCATCGGAGCCCCGCCGCAGCCCCAACGTCACG GGAGGAAGCCGTTTAGGTGTCCCAAGGTAATcgtgttgctgctgcatgtgCTGTTCATCGGCGCCGTCTTCCTGCTCGATCCGACCCTCCGGAGGCAAATCCGTCAGGATAAATG GTGCATGAATTTATATGGAGCGTTGGTACTGCTTACCTTGGTGCAATACTTGTATACAGCTAATTCATGTCCAGG GTATGTGGGTGATATGTTGAGGGCTGGATCAGGGATGCATGCAACCTTCATTAATACAGCGACTCTCTCAAA ACAGGCCAGTTCAAAAAACAGAAGCTTAAATTCTGCCATGAGTCGCAGCAAAATAGAGCAACAAATTGCCCAGCCCACTATACCTTCGTCGTTCCTGGCATTGATGGATCTATATCCTCCTGGGTCATCCAGCAG GGATTTGACTTGCTCTCACTGCCATCTCATTCAG CCACCACGCACCAAGCACTGTCATGACTGTGAGAAATGTGTTCTCCAATTTGATCATCACTGTGCATGGCTTGGAACATGCATCGGCAAAAGAAATCATTGCCGGTTTTG GTGGTATGTATTGGAACAAGCAATTTTAGCTACTTGGACTGTTGCTCTCTACATCCAATTCTTACATGTGGATATCAACGAGTCCTG GTTGAAGGGTTTGACTGGTTTGATACTGTTGGTAGCATTGTCATTAATAACGATAGTTTTGCTGATCTTATTGATATTGCACAC TTACCTTGCTCTtaccaaccaaacaacatATGAGATTGCCAGAAAGAAGCGAATTTCTTACCTAAG GGGAGTTCCTCTGACAGTCTATCCCTTCAGCAAAGGTATTTGCCGGAACCTCTACGACCTTTGCCTGTCTAGACCGGAGGGATATGTTCTGGAAGCAGTGCCCCCACTGGAGGAACTAGAAGCCAGAGCTAGACCATACACATGCCGAGATGTAATCTGCTGCCGATGCTGTTAG
- the LOC100831708 gene encoding L-ascorbate oxidase homolog, translating to MAAAQLVVLACISAFFLPAQAEAPYRFINWEVTYGNINPLGVRQQGILINGQFPGPEIECQTNDNLIINVHNRLPEPFLLSWNGFQHRKNSWQDGMPGTNCPIPAGKNYTYHMQAKDQIGSFFYFPSLAFHKAAGGFGAIRIHSRPRIPVPFPPPAAEYNMLIGDWYNTGHKALQAMLDSGKQLPSPSGILINGKGPKRTSFTVEHGKTYRLRISNVGLGSTLGFAIQGHNATLVEVEGTHTVQNTYSSLDVHAGQSLSVLFTASRPARDYHIVVSTRFTNHSLASTAVLHYAGSKLHAAASGPQPTLPASDVDSALRQARSVRTNLTASGPRPNPQGSYHYGKINVSRTIRLANSAGPGKRRYAVNGVSYVDADTPLKLADYYNISGVFHMGGIPDAPAAAGEHGKTALKKATAVMDSDHRSFVEVVFENSEDAVQSWHLDGYNFFVAGMDKGAWSEKSRKGYNLEDAVARSTVQVYPRAWTAIFIALDNVGMWNVRSQDWARRYLGQQFYLRVYTPTHSLRDEQPIPANAILCGRAANRSRHGPLSQY from the exons atggcggcggcacaGCTAGTCGTCCTTGCGTGCATCAgtgccttcttcctccccgcgCAGGCAGAAGCTCCTTACAGATTCATCAACTGGGAGGTCACCTATGGCAACATCAACCCGCTAGGAGTTCGGCAACAG GGTATTCTGATCAACGGGCAGTTTCCGGGGCCAGAGATCGAGTGCCAGACAAACGATAATCTGATCATCAACGTGCACAACCGATTGCCGGAGCCGTTCCTGCTTTCATG GAACGGGTTCCAGCACAGGAAGAACTCGTGGCAGGACGGCATGCCGGGCACCAACTGCCCGATCCCGGCTGGCAAGAACTACACCTACCACATGCaggccaaggaccagatcggCAGCTTCTTCTACTTCCCGTCGCTCGCCTTCCACAaggcggccggcggcttcGGCGCCATCCGCATCCACAGCCGCCCCCGGATCCCCGTCCCCTtccccccgccggccgccgagtACAACATGCTCATCGGCGACTGGTACAACACCGGCCACAAG GCTCTTCAAGCAATGCTGGACAGCGGAAAGCAGCTGCCTTCCCCTAGTGGCATCCTGATCAACGGCAAGGGTCCCAAGCGTACAAGCTTCACGGTGGAACATG GGAAGACGTACAGGCTGCGCATCTCCAACGTGGGCCTGGGGAGCACGCTGGGCTTCGCGATCCAGGGCCACAACGCGACCCTCGTTGAGGTGGAAGGCACACACACGGTCCAGAACACGTACAGCTCCCTCGACGTCCACGCCGGCCAGTCGCTCTCCGTGCTTTTCACCGCCAGCCGCCCTGCCAGGGACTACCACATCGTCGTCTCCACCCGCTTCACCAACCACAGcctcgcctccaccgccgTGCTGCACTACGCGGGCTCAAagctccacgccgccgcctccggcccaCAGCCCACTTTGCCCGCCAGCGACGTCGACTCGGCCCTCCGCCAGGCCCGATCCGTCCGGACGAACCTGACGGCGAGCGGGCCGCGGCCCAACCCGCAGGGCTCGTACCACTACGGGAAGATCAACGTGAGCCGCACCATCAGGCTGGCCAACTCTGCGGGGCCCGGCAAGCGGAGGTACGCCGTGAACGGCGTGTCGTACGTGGACGCCGACACGCCGCTCAAGCTGGCCGACTACTACAACATCAGCGGCGTGTTCCACATGGGCGGCATCCCGGacgcgcccgccgcggccggcgaaCACGGGAAGACGGCGCTGAAGAAGGCCACGGCCGTCATGGACTCTGATCACCGCTCCTTCGTCGAGGTCGTGTTCGAGAACAGCGAGGACGCCGTCCAGAGCTGGCATCTCGATGGGTACAACTTCTTCGTCGCCGG GATGGACAAGGGAGCGTGGAGTGAGAAGAGCAGGAAAGGCTACAATCTCGAGGACGCGGTCGCGCGCAGCACGGTGCAG GTATATCCGAGAGCGTGGACGGCGATATTCATCGCGCTGGACAACGTGGGCATGTGGAACGTGAGGTCGCAGGACTGGGCGCGCAGGTACCTGGGCCAGCAGTTCTACCTCCGGGTGTACACGCCCACGCACTCCCTGCGCGACGAGCAACCCATCCCAGCCAACGCCATCCTCTGCGGCCGTGCTGCCAACAGAAGCCGCCACGGCCCCCTCTCCCAATACTAA
- the LOC100822704 gene encoding lysine histidine transporter-like 8, whose product MASSSEAIRSAPPTPRTPQVAAPPSQIHSPSPAAGRSPLRASLTPLASPVRKAMASVKGYLEEVGHITRLADPRDAWLPITASRSGNAYYAAFHSLSSGIGFQALVLPAAFASLGWTWAIICLTVAFVWQLYTLRLLVNLHEPVPGGTRYSRYMHLATTVFGEKWGKILALLPTMYLSAGICTALIIVGGGSMKILFSIACGPAQPSSSPTTVEWYVVFICVAVVISQLPNLNSIAGVSLVAATAAVGYCTMIWAVSVAKGRVSGVSYDVPDRATSDVDRTIAVLNGLGIIAFAFRGHNLVLEIQGTMPSTLKHPSHVPMWKGVKFAYVIVAFCLYPVAIGGFWAYGNQMPPNGILSALYKFHSRDVSRLIVGLATLLVVVNCLTTFQIYAMPVFDNMEAGYVHKKNKPCPWWLRAGFRALFGAINLLIAVALPFLSELAGLLGGISLPVTLAYPCFMWVAIMKPQRGTGMWCLNWALGSLGMGLSFALIVGNLWGLIDRGLHVQFFKPADFQ is encoded by the exons ATGGCGAGCAGCAGCGAGGCGATTcgctccgcgccgccgacgccgcggacgccgcaggtggccgcgccgccgtcgcagaTACACTCCCCGTCCCCGGCGGCCGGCAGGTCGCCTCTGCGCGCGTCGCTGACGCCGCTGGCCAGCCCCGTGAGGAAAGCCATGGCGAGCGTGAAGGGTTACCTGGAGGAAGTGGGACACATCACGCGGCTCGCCGACCCGCGCGACGCCTGGCtccccatcaccgcgtccagGAGCGGCAACGCCTACTACGCCGCCTTCCACAGCCTCAGCTCCGGCATCGGCTTCCAGGCCCTCGTGCTccccgccgccttcgcctccCTCGGATG GACCTGGGCGATCATCTGCCTGACGGTGGCATTCGTGTGGCAGCTCTACACGCTGCGGCTGCTCGTCAACCTCCACGAGCCCGTCCCCGGCGGCACGCGCTACAGCCGCTACATGCACCTCGCCACGACCGTGTTCG GTGAGAAGTGGGGCAAGATCCTGGCGCTGCTCCCGACGATGTACCTGTCGGCGGGCATCTGCACGGCGCTCATCATCGTGGGCGGGGGAAGCATGAAGATCCTCTTCAGCATCGCCTGCGGGCCGGcgcagccttcttcttcgcctACCACCGTGGAGTGGTACGTGGTGTTCATCTGCGTGGCCGTGGTGATCTCGCAGCTGCCCAACCTCAACTCCATCGCGGGCGTCTCGCTGGTcgccgccacggcggcggTCGGCTACTGCACCATGATCTGGGCCGTGTCCGTGGCCAAGGGCAGGGTGTCCGGCGTGTCCTACGACGTCCCGGACAGGGCCACCAGCGACGTGGACAGGACCATCGCCGTCCTCAATGGCCTTGGCATCATCGCTTTCGCTTTCAGGGGGCACAATCTCGTGCTCGAGATTCAG GGCACAATGCCGTCCACTCTGAAACATCCTTCTCACGTGCCGATGTGGAAGGGCGTCAAGTTCGCCTACGTCATCGTCGCCTTCTGCTTGTACCCTGTCGCCATCGGTGGCTTCTGGGCTTACGGCAACCAG ATGCCTCCGAACGGGATCCTGAGCGCGCTGTACAAGTTCCACAGCCGGGACGTGTCCCGGCTCATCGTGGGCCTGGCGACGCTGCTGGTGGTCGTCAACTGCCTGACCACGTTCCAGATCTACGCCATGCCGGTGTTCGACAACATGGAGGCCGGGTACGTGCACAAGAAGAACAAGCCGTGCCCGTGGTGGCTGCGCGCGGGCTTCCGCGCCTTGTTCGGGGCCATCAACCTCCTCATCGCCGTGGCGCTGCCGTTCCTCTCCGAGCTCGCGGGGCTCCTGGGCGGAATCTCGCTGCCGGTCACGCTGGCCTACCCGTGCTTCATGTGGGTGGCCATCATGAAGCCGCAACGGGGCACAGGGATGTGGTGCCTCAACTGGGCGCTGGGAAGCCTCGGCATGGGCCTCAGCTTCGCCCTCATTGTTGGGAACCTGTGGGGGCTCATCGACAGGGGCCTGCATGTGCAGTTCTTCAAGCCTGCGGATTTCCAGTAG
- the LOC100831106 gene encoding GDSL esterase/lipase At5g55050 — MASRRPSWALALVALCLSFELALQEKGKGKKEDDNNGGGGGGGETLVPAIFVFGDSTVDVGNNNFLPRCNDICRANYPRYGVDYPSQNATGRFSNGYNLADYVAKLLGFPESPPALKSLSEEGIIEQMKKGINYASGGSGLRNHTGHDLCGQVCTMADQLEMFTSNVQKMGKEDSSELISRSLFFISVGSNDLFEYANDSKPRHNRNDTEFLKGLVDLYKSYLQELYEVGARKFSVVSPSLVGCCPIQRVLGNQRNDTDGLGCFGTANNLSRQLYPMMLSMLQNIDLQGMNYSIADSVGMTELVFEGVIPPGMNLTVVDTACCGGSGPLQVDKCNSTATLCPNRDNYLFWDGFHATDVASSGAAKMLCSDEGSFVHPINITKLATL, encoded by the exons ATGGCGAGTCGTCGTCCTAGCTGGGCGTTGGCGCTCGTCGCGCTGTGCTTGTCGTTCGAGCTAGCGCTGCAGGAGAAGGGCAAGGGTAAGAAGGAGGATGAcaacaacggcggcggcggcggcggcggggagacCCTCGTGCCGGCCATCTTCGTGTTCGGGGACTCCACGGTGGATGTCGGCAACAACAACTTCCTGCCCAGGTGCAACGACATATGCAGGGCCAATTACCCGCGCTATGGCGTCGACTACCCCTCGCAGAATGCCACCGGCCGGTTCAGCAATGGCTACAACCTGGCGGATTACGTAG CTAAACTTCTTGGTTTCCCGGAGAGTCCACCAGCTTTGAAATCCTTGTCGGAGGAGGGCATTATTGAACAGATGAAAAAAGGCATCAACTATGCATCAGGAGGATCAGGGCTGCGGAATCATACGGGGCACGACCTG TGTGGGCAAGTATGTACCATGGCCGACCAACTCGAGATGTTCACTTCAAACGTCCAAAAGATGGGGAAGGAGGACTCGTCCGAACTCATCTCCAGGTCACTATTCTTCATCAGCGTTGGCAGCAATGACTTGTTCGAGTACGCGAATGATTCCAAACCACGCCATAACCGCAACGACACTGAGTTCTTGAAAGGCCTTGTCGACCTTTACAAAAGCTACCTGCAG GAGTTGTACGAAGTCGGGGCGAGAAAGTTCAGCGTGGTGAGCCCTTCGCTGGTGGGGTGTTGCCCGATACAGAGGGTGCTCGGGAATCAGAGGAATGATACCGACGGGTTAGGCTGCTTCGGCACGGCAAATAACCTCTCCAGGCAGCTGTACCCTATGATGCTGTCGATGCTCCAGAACATTGATCTCCAAGGCATGAACTACTCCATCGCCGATTCGGTCGGGATGACCGAACTCGTCTTCGAAGGCGTCATCCCGCCTGGCATGA ACCTGACGGTGGTGGACACGGCATGCTGTGGCGGTTCAGGGCCGTTGCAAGTGGACAAGTGCAACTCCACGGCTACGCTCTGTCCGAACCGCGACAACTACCTGTTTTGGGACGGCTTCCACGCGACGGACGTTGCGTCGTCCGGCGCGGCCAAGATGCTCTGCAGCGACGAGGGCTCGTTTGTTCACCCGATAAACATTACGAAGCTGGCGACGCTGTAG